In a genomic window of Calditrichota bacterium:
- a CDS encoding type II toxin-antitoxin system VapC family toxin codes for MKQALIDTDIISFFLRNHKNVVMKFEKYLDEFENVNFSIITYYEIISGLKYKDAQKQLDAFLKFSEYNSILPITKDSIEISADIYTDLRKKGALIDDIDILIAGIALSNTLILVTHNTSHFGKIDGLEIEDWY; via the coding sequence GTGAAACAAGCGTTGATTGACACGGACATAATTTCTTTTTTTCTGCGTAATCATAAAAATGTTGTCATGAAATTTGAGAAATATCTTGATGAATTTGAAAATGTAAACTTTAGCATCATCACATATTATGAGATTATTAGTGGCCTAAAATACAAAGATGCTCAAAAACAACTTGATGCTTTTTTAAAATTTTCTGAGTATAATTCAATTCTCCCAATTACAAAAGATTCTATAGAAATTTCAGCGGACATTTATACCGATTTAAGAAAAAAAGGTGCTTTGATAGATGATATTGATATATTGATTGCTGGAATAGCTTTGTCTAATACCTTGATACTTGTTACCCATAATACCAGTCATTTTGGGAAAATTGACGGCTTGGAAATAGAAGATTGGTATTAA